In one Neobacillus sp. WH10 genomic region, the following are encoded:
- the atpA gene encoding F0F1 ATP synthase subunit alpha, with the protein MSIKAEEISALIKKQIENYQAEIQVTDVGTVISVGDGIARVHGLDNCMAGELVEFSNGVMGMAQNLEENNVGIIILGPFTEIREGDEVRRTGRIMEVPVGEALIGRVVNPLGQPIDGMGPINTTKTRPVEAVAPGVMARKSVHEPLQTGIKAIDALVPIGRGQRELIIGDRQTGKTSVAIDTILNQKGQDMICIYVAIGQKESTVRTAVETLRKYGALEYSIVVTASASQPAPLLFLAPYAGVAMGEEFMYNGKHVLIVYDDLSKQAAAYRELSLLLRRPPGREAYPGDVFYLHSRLLERAAKINDSLGAGSITALPFIETQAGDVSAYIPTNVISITDGQIFLQSDLFFSGVRPAINAGLSVSRVGGSAQIKAMKKVSGTLRLDLASYRELEAFAQFGSDLDKATQAKLARGARTVEVLKQDLHKPLAVEKQVAILYALTRGFIDDIPLEDVRRFESEFHNWLDHNRKELLDHITNTKDLPSDDDMASAINDFKKTFAVSEK; encoded by the coding sequence ATGAGCATCAAAGCTGAAGAAATCAGTGCCCTGATAAAAAAGCAGATTGAAAACTATCAGGCAGAAATTCAAGTGACTGATGTCGGTACAGTTATCTCTGTTGGTGACGGTATCGCTCGTGTTCACGGCCTTGACAATTGTATGGCCGGAGAACTTGTTGAATTTTCAAACGGCGTTATGGGTATGGCACAAAACCTTGAAGAAAATAACGTCGGTATTATCATCCTTGGACCTTTCACCGAAATTCGTGAAGGTGACGAGGTTCGCCGTACAGGCCGCATCATGGAGGTTCCCGTTGGTGAAGCCTTAATCGGACGCGTTGTAAACCCACTAGGTCAGCCGATCGACGGCATGGGTCCAATTAACACAACCAAAACCCGCCCAGTTGAAGCAGTAGCTCCTGGCGTTATGGCTCGTAAATCCGTTCATGAGCCGTTACAAACTGGTATTAAAGCGATTGACGCCCTTGTGCCAATCGGCCGTGGTCAACGTGAGTTAATCATTGGTGACCGTCAAACAGGTAAAACATCTGTTGCTATCGATACCATTTTGAACCAAAAGGGTCAAGACATGATTTGTATCTATGTTGCCATCGGTCAGAAGGAATCAACTGTACGTACTGCAGTTGAAACGCTTCGTAAATATGGCGCATTAGAATACTCAATCGTTGTAACAGCTTCTGCATCACAACCAGCTCCATTGCTATTCTTAGCACCATATGCGGGCGTTGCGATGGGTGAAGAATTTATGTACAATGGCAAACACGTATTAATCGTATACGATGACTTGTCAAAACAAGCGGCTGCATACCGTGAGCTTTCATTATTGCTTCGTCGTCCTCCAGGTCGTGAGGCATATCCAGGGGATGTATTCTACTTGCACTCCCGCTTACTTGAGCGTGCAGCAAAAATTAACGATTCACTAGGTGCTGGTTCCATCACAGCGCTGCCATTTATTGAAACACAAGCAGGTGACGTTTCTGCTTATATTCCAACAAACGTTATCTCCATCACAGATGGACAAATTTTCTTACAATCAGATCTATTCTTCTCCGGCGTTCGTCCGGCGATCAATGCAGGTCTTTCCGTTTCCCGTGTAGGTGGTTCTGCCCAAATTAAGGCGATGAAGAAGGTTTCTGGAACACTGCGTCTTGACCTTGCTTCCTACCGTGAATTAGAAGCATTCGCTCAGTTCGGTTCTGACCTTGATAAGGCAACTCAAGCAAAGCTTGCCCGCGGTGCCCGTACTGTTGAAGTGTTAAAACAAGATTTGCACAAGCCGCTTGCTGTTGAAAAGCAAGTAGCAATCCTATATGCCTTAACCCGCGGCTTCATTGATGATATTCCATTAGAGGATGTTCGCCGCTTTGAATCAGAATTCCATAATTGGTTAGACCACAACCGCAAAGAGTTGTTAGACCATATTACAAACACGAAGGATCTTCCTTCTGATGACGATATGGCTTCTGCAATCAACGACTTTAAAAAGACGTTTGCAGTTTCCGAAAAATAG
- a CDS encoding F0F1 ATP synthase subunit delta, which produces MSSSMVAKRYALALFQIAKEQQLLGVIEEELRVVKEVVLYNPELKAVLKSSKLSIEKKKEIIAQAFASVSVYVRNTLMILIERHREDQIAGVANEFFELANEEMGIAEAEVTSTRDLTDAERNALSSVFAAKVGKKSLRIENIVDSNLLGGVKLRIGNRIYDGSLRGKLDRLERKLLS; this is translated from the coding sequence ATGAGTAGCTCTATGGTAGCAAAACGCTACGCGTTGGCTCTTTTTCAAATTGCGAAAGAACAGCAGCTTCTTGGAGTAATAGAAGAAGAACTTCGTGTAGTGAAGGAAGTTGTACTTTACAACCCTGAATTAAAAGCTGTTTTGAAATCTTCTAAGCTTTCGATTGAAAAGAAAAAGGAGATTATCGCACAGGCTTTTGCTTCAGTGAGTGTATATGTACGCAATACACTGATGATTTTAATCGAACGTCACCGCGAGGACCAAATTGCGGGCGTGGCAAATGAATTTTTTGAACTGGCAAATGAAGAAATGGGGATTGCTGAAGCCGAAGTCACAAGTACACGTGACTTAACAGATGCTGAGCGTAACGCATTATCTTCTGTATTTGCTGCAAAAGTCGGCAAGAAATCACTAAGAATTGAAAATATTGTGGATTCCAATTTGCTTGGAGGCGTAAAGCTTCGCATTGGAAACCGTATTTATGACGGCAGCTTGCGCGGCAAGCTCGATCGTTTAGAACGTAAATTGTTAAGCTAA
- the atpF gene encoding F0F1 ATP synthase subunit B, giving the protein MLTSSLVLGTAEHTGINTGDILFQLVMFIVLMLLLKKFAWGPLMGIMKEREAHVANEINAAENSRQEAKKLLEEQRALLKEARTDAQGLIESAKKQGDLQREEIIAAARGEAERIKESAKLEIEQQKEKAVAAIREQVAHLSVLIASKVIEKELSAADQEKLINEYIQEAGEGR; this is encoded by the coding sequence GTGTTAACAAGCAGTCTTGTATTAGGTACAGCAGAACATACCGGTATTAATACTGGTGATATTCTATTTCAATTAGTTATGTTTATCGTCTTGATGTTATTGCTGAAAAAGTTCGCATGGGGTCCGTTAATGGGCATTATGAAAGAACGTGAAGCACATGTAGCAAATGAAATTAACGCTGCAGAAAACAGCCGTCAAGAAGCGAAAAAACTATTAGAAGAACAACGTGCTCTTTTAAAAGAAGCACGTACTGATGCTCAAGGCTTGATCGAATCAGCGAAAAAGCAAGGTGACTTGCAGCGCGAGGAAATCATTGCTGCAGCACGCGGCGAAGCTGAGCGTATTAAAGAATCAGCCAAGCTTGAAATCGAGCAGCAAAAAGAAAAAGCGGTTGCCGCTATTCGTGAACAGGTTGCCCACCTTTCCGTCTTAATTGCCTCTAAAGTAATTGAGAAGGAATTGAGTGCAGCGGATCAAGAAAAACTCATTAACGAATATATTCAAGAGGCAGGAGAAGGCCGATGA
- the atpE gene encoding F0F1 ATP synthase subunit C: MGSLAAAIAIGLAALGAGIGNGLIVSRTVEGIARQPEARGMLQTTMFIGVALVEAIPIIAVVIAFMVQGK; the protein is encoded by the coding sequence ATGGGTTCTTTAGCAGCAGCAATAGCAATTGGTTTAGCGGCACTAGGTGCTGGTATTGGTAACGGTCTTATCGTATCTCGTACAGTTGAGGGTATTGCTCGTCAACCTGAAGCTCGTGGTATGCTTCAAACAACAATGTTCATCGGGGTTGCGTTAGTTGAGGCGATTCCTATCATCGCGGTTGTTATCGCGTTCATGGTTCAAGGTAAATAA
- the atpB gene encoding F0F1 ATP synthase subunit A has protein sequence MEHEAPIVEFLGLYFNMANVLMITVASVIVFLIAVLSTRKLAMKPTGIQNFMEWVMDFVKNIINSTMDWKDGGRFHILGITIMMYVFVANMLGLPFSVVVDGKLWWKSPTADPAVTLTLAILVVGLSHFYGVKMRGMSAYGKEFFKPFWFMFPIKVIEEFANTLTLGLRLYGNIYAGEILLGLLAGSLATGVGGHLAAIVPMLAWQGFSVFVGAIQAFIFTMLTMVYLSHKVSSDH, from the coding sequence TTGGAACACGAAGCACCAATAGTTGAATTTCTAGGGCTGTACTTTAACATGGCTAACGTTTTGATGATCACTGTTGCCTCTGTCATTGTCTTTTTAATTGCGGTCCTATCTACTCGCAAGCTTGCCATGAAGCCGACAGGCATCCAAAATTTTATGGAATGGGTCATGGATTTTGTTAAGAATATTATTAACAGCACGATGGATTGGAAAGATGGCGGGCGATTCCATATACTTGGGATTACGATCATGATGTATGTCTTTGTAGCTAATATGCTCGGACTACCATTTTCAGTCGTGGTCGACGGTAAACTTTGGTGGAAATCACCAACTGCCGATCCAGCTGTAACGTTAACACTTGCCATTTTAGTAGTAGGTTTATCACATTTTTATGGGGTAAAGATGAGAGGTATGTCTGCATACGGGAAGGAATTCTTTAAACCGTTCTGGTTTATGTTCCCAATTAAAGTGATCGAGGAGTTTGCTAATACTCTGACGCTTGGTCTCCGTCTTTACGGAAACATTTATGCGGGTGAAATTTTATTAGGTTTGCTTGCAGGAAGTCTAGCAACCGGTGTGGGCGGACATTTAGCCGCAATCGTACCGATGCTGGCATGGCAGGGATTCTCAGTCTTTGTCGGTGCCATCCAGGCATTTATTTTCACCATGTTAACAATGGTTTACTTGTCTCACAAAGTGAGCAGCGACCATTAA
- a CDS encoding ATP synthase subunit I, with protein MPEFQFMFSRQRRWMFFLLSFYVLGWGFTSYKSIFLGLVLGTSLSLFNLWLMVRKMNQFGESISQGKKVRSLGSFSRFATAALAVIIAMRYPEHFHLISVVIGLMTSYIVIIIDFFYRKN; from the coding sequence ATGCCGGAATTTCAATTTATGTTTTCAAGACAGCGAAGATGGATGTTTTTTTTATTGTCTTTTTATGTACTCGGCTGGGGGTTCACGTCGTACAAATCTATCTTTCTGGGATTGGTTTTAGGGACGAGCTTGAGCCTCTTTAATCTGTGGTTAATGGTTCGAAAAATGAATCAGTTTGGTGAATCGATTTCACAAGGAAAAAAGGTACGGTCGCTTGGATCTTTTTCGAGGTTTGCGACGGCGGCACTGGCCGTGATAATTGCTATGAGGTATCCGGAACATTTTCACCTTATTAGCGTGGTTATAGGGTTAATGACATCCTATATTGTCATTATAATAGATTTTTTTTATAGAAAGAATTAA
- a CDS encoding AtpZ/AtpI family protein: MQKDRNSFKAMALMSAILSQLVGATLIGIFSGRWLDHHWGTEPIFLIIGLFIGLTAGIYSMLVSIRHFFSGD, from the coding sequence ATGCAAAAAGACCGCAATTCATTTAAGGCAATGGCCCTAATGTCCGCAATACTCTCGCAGCTTGTGGGAGCCACTCTTATCGGTATTTTTTCAGGAAGATGGTTGGACCATCATTGGGGCACAGAACCAATTTTCTTAATAATCGGATTGTTCATCGGGCTTACGGCAGGTATTTATTCCATGCTTGTATCGATCCGCCATTTCTTTTCAGGAGATTAA
- a CDS encoding S8 family serine peptidase: MKLLLAILLTLQTPKTLIHPPIPKPNQETIAIVILEKLQSEQEIKQLIRPYKDLKLRHVFQEAIDGFSIQGSPQTIAELAEQKRVLNVSPVTQYRVETEESVKIIGGEEVRGYFDQKNERLTGKGVTVGVIDTGVDYTHPDLKRNYAGGHDLVDNDRDPMETLAQGKATIHGTHVAGIIAANGKIKGVAPEAKIVAYRALGPGGGGTTEQVLAAIDQAIKDKVDIVNLSLGNDINGPDLPISLALNRAVDKGIVAVAASGNSGPNVWTVGSPGTASKAISVGASTPTMEIPSLLIEGMQDKIRLQPMEGSGQWEIDRTLEVVDGGLGRKSDVKHVQGKIALIKRGTLTFSEKAANALEAGAKAVLIYNNMSGGFMGNLDTQLTIPVGSLAKSDGVILQKELKNRRVTARVLVSEERDRLADFSSRGPVTGTWEIKPDIVAPGVAINSTIPGGYLSLQGTSMAAPHVAGACALIKQAHPDWTPEQIKAALMNTAKPLVKQKEDTGGLLEKRIVSEGSMKTSGDEVESPYYRTFEQGAGRIQVNEAIKAASLVSPSSIRFGKFTGESGSHKADLHVENTSEMVQRYSFSIPKQVDGLTWRFPLSFTLAPKQSKEITVELMVDPKVFKGKIHDGFLSLQAGTKTMQIPYLYVLEEPGYPRVMGFDFAEGDRPGEYRYEVYLPGGAEEFGIALFNPEDYRFVGFLDTLTNVKKGLIRQTLSAEQLPADGSYLVKIFAKKAGKEDFIERMIVIEKKKE; encoded by the coding sequence ATGAAACTGCTGCTCGCCATCCTTCTCACGCTGCAAACTCCAAAAACTCTTATCCACCCTCCAATCCCTAAACCCAATCAGGAGACAATCGCGATTGTCATCCTTGAAAAACTGCAGTCCGAACAGGAAATCAAACAGCTCATCCGGCCGTATAAAGATTTGAAGCTTCGCCATGTTTTCCAAGAGGCGATTGATGGATTTTCGATCCAAGGCAGCCCGCAGACAATTGCTGAGCTTGCCGAGCAAAAACGTGTCTTAAACGTCTCACCGGTCACCCAGTATAGGGTGGAAACCGAGGAGAGTGTTAAGATTATTGGCGGCGAAGAGGTGCGCGGTTATTTTGATCAAAAAAATGAACGGCTGACAGGAAAAGGGGTGACGGTTGGGGTCATCGACACCGGGGTTGATTACACTCATCCGGATTTGAAGCGAAATTATGCCGGCGGTCATGACTTGGTCGACAACGACCGGGATCCAATGGAAACCCTCGCCCAAGGTAAAGCAACCATTCATGGCACTCATGTTGCCGGCATCATTGCTGCCAATGGAAAAATTAAAGGCGTTGCACCAGAGGCGAAAATTGTTGCCTACCGCGCACTTGGGCCAGGTGGAGGCGGGACAACGGAGCAGGTGCTCGCAGCAATTGACCAAGCGATTAAAGATAAGGTTGATATTGTTAATCTGTCGCTCGGGAACGATATCAACGGGCCGGACCTGCCGATCAGCCTCGCCCTTAACCGCGCTGTCGATAAAGGAATTGTCGCGGTGGCGGCTTCCGGAAACTCCGGACCGAATGTGTGGACGGTCGGCTCGCCGGGGACAGCCTCGAAAGCCATATCTGTTGGCGCATCGACACCAACGATGGAGATTCCTTCTTTATTAATAGAAGGAATGCAGGATAAAATTCGTCTTCAGCCGATGGAAGGCTCTGGACAATGGGAGATCGACCGCACCTTAGAAGTCGTTGATGGGGGACTGGGCAGGAAAAGTGATGTCAAACATGTTCAAGGGAAAATTGCCCTTATTAAGCGAGGAACATTGACGTTTTCGGAAAAAGCAGCCAATGCCCTTGAAGCGGGGGCTAAAGCTGTGCTTATCTACAATAATATGAGCGGCGGCTTCATGGGCAACCTCGATACTCAGCTGACCATCCCTGTCGGCTCACTCGCGAAGAGTGACGGAGTTATTTTGCAAAAAGAATTAAAAAATCGCCGGGTGACAGCAAGAGTATTGGTAAGTGAAGAGCGGGACAGGCTCGCGGATTTCAGCTCGCGGGGGCCGGTGACGGGGACGTGGGAAATTAAGCCGGATATTGTGGCGCCGGGTGTAGCGATTAATTCGACGATTCCGGGCGGTTACTTAAGCTTGCAGGGGACGAGCATGGCGGCCCCGCATGTGGCAGGGGCGTGCGCGTTAATCAAGCAGGCGCATCCGGATTGGACGCCGGAACAAATTAAGGCGGCGTTGATGAATACGGCGAAACCGTTGGTAAAACAGAAAGAGGACACTGGGGGATTATTGGAGAAACGTATAGTTAGCGAAGGGAGTATGAAAACCAGCGGAGACGAGGTCGAATCCCCTTATTACCGTACGTTCGAGCAAGGCGCCGGCCGAATCCAAGTGAATGAGGCGATCAAGGCTGCATCGCTCGTGTCACCGAGCAGTATCCGGTTTGGGAAGTTTACTGGTGAGAGTGGCAGTCATAAAGCAGATTTGCATGTTGAAAATACGAGTGAAATGGTGCAGCGATACTCATTTTCTATACCGAAGCAGGTGGATGGGCTCACGTGGCGGTTTCCGCTATCGTTTACCTTGGCACCGAAGCAATCCAAGGAGATCACGGTGGAGTTAATGGTGGACCCAAAGGTGTTTAAGGGAAAGATTCATGATGGCTTTTTAAGTTTGCAGGCAGGAACGAAGACGATGCAGATACCGTATTTGTACGTGCTCGAGGAGCCAGGATATCCAAGGGTGATGGGGTTTGATTTTGCAGAAGGGGATCGACCTGGGGAGTATCGGTATGAGGTTTATTTGCCTGGAGGGGCAGAGGAATTTGGGATTGCATTGTTTAACCCAGAGGATTACCGTTTTGTTGGCTTTTTAGATACGCTGACAAATGTGAAAAAGGGATTAATCCGCCAAACGCTCTCCGCTGAACAGCTGCCAGCCGATGGTTCTTATCTAGTGAAGATTTTTGCGAAAAAAGCGGGTAAAGAGGATTTTATCGAGAGAATGATTGTGATTGAAAAAAAGAAAGAGTAA
- the upp gene encoding uracil phosphoribosyltransferase: protein MAKVYVFDHPLIQHKLTYIRDKNTGTKEFRELVDEVATLMAFEITRDMPLEDIEIETPVCRTKSKVLSGKKLGLVPILRAGIGMVDGMLKLIPAAKVGHVGLYRDPETLKPVEYYVKLPSDVEERDFIVVDPMLATGGSAIDAIHALKKRGAKHIKFMCLIAAPEGVEAVKAEHPDVDIYIAALDEKLNDHGYIVPGLGDAGDRLFGTK, encoded by the coding sequence GTGGCAAAGGTATACGTCTTCGACCATCCATTGATCCAACACAAGCTTACTTACATACGTGATAAAAACACAGGAACGAAAGAGTTTCGCGAGCTCGTAGACGAAGTGGCAACATTGATGGCGTTTGAAATCACAAGGGATATGCCGCTTGAAGATATCGAGATTGAAACACCGGTATGTAGGACTAAGTCAAAAGTTCTGTCTGGGAAAAAATTAGGGTTGGTTCCGATTTTACGGGCTGGAATTGGCATGGTAGATGGAATGCTGAAATTAATTCCGGCTGCGAAGGTAGGCCATGTCGGATTATACCGTGACCCGGAAACACTAAAGCCAGTGGAATACTATGTGAAGCTTCCAAGTGATGTAGAAGAGCGCGACTTCATTGTCGTCGATCCGATGCTGGCAACAGGCGGTTCTGCCATTGATGCGATCCATGCCTTGAAAAAGCGCGGTGCCAAACATATCAAATTTATGTGCTTAATTGCCGCACCTGAAGGCGTTGAGGCTGTAAAGGCAGAACATCCGGACGTCGATATCTACATCGCTGCCTTAGATGAAAAACTGAACGATCACGGCTACATCGTGCCCGGCCTTGGCGATGCCGGCGACCGGTTGTTTGGAACAAAATAA
- a CDS encoding NTP transferase domain-containing protein → MNRFQLLEVLMQDSEISQRSLAVKSNLSVGKVNYTLNQLADEKMIIIKKDGKAYHYEVTEKGREYLKDELDQLLETKIILHNNKRKVIKQAVILAAGAKTEFDKPACLLPIKDTTLLERTIGILENNGIEKIIIVTGYKKEAFDEINSLKENKAIHFVENPKYLWTGSMASLAAASQHITDDFILLEDDILIEESAVTELLDREERDCLLLTKESGSGDEAFIEIQNNYLYKISKDIHQLNRIDGEMTGITKFSYNIYKEMLRCFKTNKNPYVNYEYILLDVSRIINVSYYKIPDLVWAEIDSYEHHFKVVDKVYPMLQRKEADFKERELKQGLASALKITIDEVTSIEALGGLTNRNFKVTIGGQEYAARIPGKGTEQYINRYDEKINSEITSRLGINPEVIYFSGKTGLKIVKFIPDAETLNPRTGTREDNLIQVAGIFNRLHSSGETFNARFDVFEKITEYETILAELNGEVFEGHDQVKQQVLELEEYYKSLNVPLVPCHNDPLAENFVKSGEEKMFLVDWEFSGMNDPLWDVAAYIIEAELSPAEEKLFLLQYFNGSVTAENQQQLLLNKIFLDFLWTIWALMKEAGGEDFGSYAFNRFTRAQKNLQEYQKHYKALEKLGTI, encoded by the coding sequence ATGAATCGCTTTCAATTGTTAGAAGTATTGATGCAGGATTCTGAAATTTCCCAAAGATCGTTAGCAGTAAAAAGTAATCTTTCAGTGGGAAAGGTAAATTACACGTTAAATCAACTGGCTGATGAAAAAATGATCATCATAAAAAAAGATGGGAAAGCCTATCATTATGAAGTAACAGAAAAGGGCAGAGAATACTTAAAAGATGAATTAGACCAACTTCTTGAAACAAAGATTATTCTTCATAATAATAAAAGAAAAGTAATTAAGCAGGCTGTTATTTTAGCAGCAGGAGCGAAAACAGAATTTGATAAGCCGGCCTGTTTGCTGCCAATCAAGGACACCACACTTTTGGAAAGAACAATTGGTATCCTCGAGAATAATGGGATAGAAAAAATAATTATCGTAACAGGCTACAAAAAAGAAGCATTTGACGAAATAAATTCTTTAAAGGAAAACAAGGCAATTCATTTTGTGGAAAATCCAAAGTATCTTTGGACAGGCAGCATGGCCTCCCTCGCCGCCGCCTCACAACATATAACCGATGATTTTATTCTTTTAGAGGATGATATTTTGATAGAAGAAAGCGCTGTCACTGAATTGCTGGACCGGGAAGAACGAGATTGCCTTCTTTTGACAAAAGAAAGCGGCTCAGGCGATGAAGCGTTTATTGAAATTCAAAATAATTACCTTTATAAGATATCCAAGGACATTCATCAGTTAAATCGAATTGACGGAGAAATGACGGGTATCACCAAATTTTCTTATAATATTTATAAGGAAATGCTGCGATGTTTTAAGACCAATAAAAATCCTTATGTTAATTATGAGTATATTCTCTTGGATGTATCAAGGATAATCAATGTTAGTTATTATAAAATTCCCGATTTAGTTTGGGCAGAAATTGATAGCTATGAACATCATTTTAAAGTGGTCGATAAGGTCTACCCGATGCTGCAGCGAAAAGAAGCTGACTTTAAGGAACGGGAATTAAAGCAGGGACTCGCATCTGCCTTGAAAATAACGATTGATGAGGTTACGTCTATTGAAGCACTCGGAGGACTGACGAACCGCAACTTTAAGGTGACCATTGGCGGTCAGGAGTACGCTGCAAGGATTCCTGGAAAAGGAACGGAACAATATATCAATCGTTACGATGAAAAAATCAACTCGGAAATCACCAGCCGACTTGGAATAAACCCAGAGGTCATTTATTTTAGTGGAAAAACAGGCTTGAAGATTGTCAAGTTCATCCCGGATGCTGAAACACTGAATCCGAGGACAGGTACTAGAGAAGATAACTTGATCCAGGTAGCAGGAATTTTTAATCGCTTACATTCATCCGGTGAAACCTTTAATGCCAGGTTCGATGTCTTTGAAAAAATTACCGAATATGAAACGATTTTAGCTGAGTTAAACGGAGAAGTATTTGAAGGCCATGACCAGGTAAAGCAGCAAGTTCTTGAGCTCGAGGAATATTACAAATCGTTAAACGTGCCGCTTGTTCCCTGCCATAATGACCCGCTTGCTGAAAACTTCGTGAAAAGCGGAGAAGAGAAGATGTTCCTGGTTGACTGGGAATTTTCTGGCATGAACGACCCGCTTTGGGATGTAGCAGCTTATATTATTGAAGCCGAATTGTCGCCAGCAGAGGAAAAGCTATTCTTGCTTCAATATTTCAATGGATCGGTGACGGCAGAAAACCAACAGCAGCTGTTATTGAACAAGATTTTCCTTGATTTCCTTTGGACTATTTGGGCTTTGATGAAGGAAGCAGGCGGAGAAGATTTTGGATCCTACGCATTCAATCGGTTTACCCGTGCACAAAAAAATTTACAGGAATACCAGAAACATTATAAAGCGCTTGAGAAACTTGGCACAATTTAA
- the glyA gene encoding serine hydroxymethyltransferase, which translates to MKHLSQADEQVFQAIQKELGRQRSKIELIASENFVSEAVMEAQGSVLTNKYAEGYPNRRYYGGCEYVDVVEDLARDRAKEIFGAEYVNVQPHSGAQANMAVYFTILEQGDTVLGMNLSHGGHLTHGSPVNFSGIQYNFVEYGVDETTHRINYEDVREKAHTHKPKLIVAGASAYPREIDFAKFREIADEVGAYLMVDMAHIAGLVAAGLHQNPVPYADFVTTTTHKTLRGPRGGMILCKEEFGKKIDKSIFPGIQGGPLMHVIAAKAVAFGEALQPSFKEYASNIVANAKRLAESLQKEGLKLVSGGTDNHLLLVDVQTLNLTGKVAEKVLDEIGITVNKNTIPFDPQSPFVTSGIRIGTAAVTSRGFGLEEMDEIASIIAFTLKNHEDEAKLEEASGRVEALTNKFILYPEY; encoded by the coding sequence ATGAAGCATTTGTCTCAAGCGGACGAGCAGGTTTTTCAAGCGATTCAGAAGGAATTAGGCCGTCAGCGCTCGAAAATCGAGCTTATTGCCTCAGAAAACTTTGTTAGTGAAGCGGTTATGGAGGCACAGGGTTCTGTTTTGACCAATAAGTATGCGGAAGGCTATCCAAACCGCCGTTATTATGGCGGTTGTGAATACGTCGATGTGGTCGAAGACCTTGCTCGCGACCGTGCGAAGGAAATTTTTGGTGCAGAATATGTGAACGTACAGCCGCATTCAGGGGCACAGGCCAATATGGCTGTTTACTTCACCATCCTTGAGCAAGGCGATACCGTTCTAGGTATGAACCTCTCCCATGGTGGCCACTTAACACACGGAAGCCCAGTTAATTTCAGCGGTATTCAATATAATTTCGTTGAATATGGTGTTGATGAAACGACGCACCGCATTAACTATGAAGATGTTCGCGAAAAAGCGCACACACATAAGCCAAAGTTGATCGTAGCTGGTGCCAGCGCCTACCCGCGTGAAATCGACTTTGCGAAGTTCCGTGAGATTGCCGATGAAGTTGGCGCATATCTAATGGTTGATATGGCTCACATCGCCGGACTTGTTGCCGCAGGCCTGCACCAAAACCCAGTGCCATACGCCGATTTTGTCACCACGACAACACATAAAACTTTAAGAGGCCCACGCGGCGGGATGATCCTTTGCAAAGAGGAATTTGGCAAGAAAATTGATAAATCTATCTTCCCTGGAATTCAAGGTGGACCGCTTATGCATGTGATCGCCGCGAAAGCCGTTGCCTTCGGTGAAGCACTGCAGCCAAGCTTTAAAGAATATGCCAGCAACATCGTCGCCAATGCCAAGCGCTTAGCGGAAAGTCTGCAAAAAGAAGGATTAAAGCTTGTGTCTGGCGGAACCGATAACCACTTGCTGTTGGTCGATGTCCAAACACTTAACTTAACTGGTAAGGTTGCAGAAAAAGTATTGGATGAAATCGGCATTACAGTTAACAAAAATACGATTCCATTCGATCCGCAAAGCCCATTTGTTACAAGCGGTATCCGCATTGGAACAGCAGCAGTTACCAGCCGCGGCTTTGGTTTAGAAGAAATGGACGAAATCGCATCCATCATTGCTTTCACATTGAAAAATCATGAAGACGAAGCCAAACTTGAAGAGGCAAGCGGACGTGTTGAAGCATTAACAAACAAATTTATCCTCTATCCAGAATATTAA